A portion of the Fulvia fulva chromosome 1, complete sequence genome contains these proteins:
- a CDS encoding Dihydroanticapsin 7-dehydrogenase has protein sequence MPGRLQDRIALITGASSGLGRSISLLFASEGAKICCVDLYDRPRNATNASTQKSDDFNNRIEGESTIEQLHRLHGEDRAIFVKADVTKAEDVEAAVAKCVSTYSRLDILLNNAGISVESTHPTPHGIHQLSESDWDLTMSINVKGVFLGCKYGITQMLKQDLLPGTKSRGWVVNTASVQGLVAYFNTPAYTASKGAVVQLTKQVALDYAPHRIHVNAIAPGFLRTIQAEIDKAHPFGGMGSTEDVARAALFLASDDVAWITGVSLPVDGGYTIM, from the exons GCCGCTCCATCAGCCTCCTTTTCGCATCCGAAGGTGCCAAGATCTGCTGTGTAGACCTCTATGACAGACCAAGGAATGCCACTAAT GCCTCAACCCAAAAATCCGACGACTTCAACAACCGCATCGAAGGCGAAAGCACAATCGAACAACTCCACCGCCTCCATGGCGAGGACCGAGCGATCTTCGTGAAGGCAGACGTAACGAAAGCTGAGGATGTTGAAGCCGCCGTAGCAAAATGCGTCTCTACCTACTCCCGCCTCGACATTCTCCTCAACAACGCCGGCATCTCCGTCGAATCAACCCACCCCACCCCACACGGAATTCACCAACTCTCCGAATCAGACTGGGACCTGACCATGTCCATCAATGTCAAGGGAGTTTTCTTAGGCTGTAAGTACGGCATAACCCAGATGTTGAAACAGGACTTGTTACCAGGAACGAAAAGTCGAGGGTGGGTAGTAAACACGGCGAGTGTACAGGGGTTGGTGGCGTATTTCAATACTC CGGCGTATACAGCCTCGAAAGGGGCGGTGGTGCAATTGACGAAGCAAG TGGCCCTGGACTATGCACCGCATAGAATTCATGTTAATGCCATTGCACCTGGGTTTCTCAGGACGATC CAGGCGGAGATTGATAAGGCTCATCCTTTTGGAG GTATGGGGTCGACCGAAGACGTCGCTCGGGCTGCTTTGTTCCTGGCTAGCGATGATGTTGCTTGGATTACTGGCGTCAGCCTCCCTGTTGATGGAGGGTATACGATCATGTAG